In Saprospiraceae bacterium, a genomic segment contains:
- the mnmA gene encoding tRNA 2-thiouridine(34) synthase MnmA, which produces MSKHGKILVAMSGGIDSTVAALLLHEQGYEVIGVTMKTWDYASSGGSKKETGCCSLDSLQDARRVAVDLGFPHFILDLREEFGESVIDNFVDEYLAGRTPNPCIMCNTHIKWDALYRRAKALDCEKIATGHYAKINQSDGRFYISKAVDLNKDQSYVLWGLTQDCLQKTMFPLADLIKPDVRKIAFDRGYADLSKKSESYEICFIPDNDYRSFLKRRAPEKLDQLNRGMFVDKEGNILGEHDGYPFFTIGQRKGLGMAFGKPMFVAEIKPETNVVVLADDQEMSSSFMEVGKPNWQKYSSVDDSTEFTTKIRYKDPGQASFVHALSEAIKVEFIGPVKSIAPGQSAVVYEGDDVVCGGIIRQNIPGLF; this is translated from the coding sequence ATGAGTAAACACGGAAAAATCCTGGTCGCAATGAGTGGTGGCATAGACAGCACAGTTGCTGCTTTGCTGTTGCATGAGCAGGGATACGAAGTGATTGGCGTGACCATGAAGACCTGGGATTATGCCTCTTCAGGAGGCTCTAAAAAAGAAACCGGCTGTTGCTCTTTAGATTCTTTGCAGGATGCGAGAAGAGTAGCAGTAGATCTGGGTTTTCCGCATTTTATTTTGGATTTAAGAGAAGAATTTGGTGAGTCGGTGATCGATAATTTTGTAGATGAATACCTTGCTGGCAGAACTCCGAATCCTTGCATCATGTGTAATACACATATCAAATGGGATGCGCTATACCGGCGGGCTAAAGCGCTGGATTGCGAAAAAATCGCAACCGGACATTATGCCAAAATCAATCAATCGGATGGGCGATTTTATATTTCAAAAGCAGTCGATCTGAATAAAGATCAATCCTATGTTCTTTGGGGCCTAACGCAGGACTGTCTCCAGAAAACGATGTTCCCGTTGGCAGATTTGATTAAACCAGATGTTCGCAAAATAGCTTTTGACCGGGGTTATGCAGATCTTTCCAAAAAATCGGAGAGTTATGAAATTTGCTTTATTCCCGACAACGACTATCGTTCATTTTTAAAAAGAAGAGCTCCTGAAAAATTGGATCAACTCAATAGAGGAATGTTTGTCGATAAAGAGGGAAATATTTTAGGAGAACATGATGGATATCCTTTTTTTACTATCGGCCAACGCAAAGGTCTCGGCATGGCATTTGGAAAGCCTATGTTTGTTGCAGAAATTAAACCTGAGACCAATGTAGTTGTTCTGGCTGATGACCAGGAAATGAGTTCGAGTTTTATGGAAGTCGGAAAACCCAACTGGCAAAAATATAGTAGCGTCGATGATTCCACAGAATTTACAACTAAGATCAGATATAAAGATCCGGGCCAGGCATCTTTTGTTCATGCTCTTTCAGAAGCTATTAAAGTTGAATTTATTGGTCCCGTTAAATCCATAGCTCCCGGGCAGTCGGCTGTGGTTTATGAAGGCGATGATGTGGTTTGTGGAGGCATCATTCGTCAAAACATTCCCGGTTTATTTTAA
- a CDS encoding HAD-IB family phosphatase: MITVIIPALNEQKTIEKVIHLSLKSKNVDEVIVVDDKSMDSTIDTARKTGAKVVTSTKLGKGPSMFEGMLAAKNEMIVFLDADIETYQEDTIQLLTDPIKNDQADFVKAYFTRQAGRVTELVAKPLLNILYPDFPDLKQPLSGMVAGKKSFFKQCIFEEGYGVDIGLVLDMYSLNARVVEVNIGHIENRMQSLEQLGKMSREVANTIIKKSKDKNIQNLETFEYIHVIREQMDFAIRESLGSLKKLAIFDMDNTILRESFIRQAAKKFGFQKELIEVVTKYDNPFARTKHIARLMKGISVDEIWKLAEDIPVTKNLKEILIKLKEKGYITGIISDSYDCVTNHIKNIHGFDFTLANELEFSKSRATGEVKIPSFFLHDNSSLCSHMYCKLNAMVHILDRYKIELKNALVIGDGENDICIIKHSGVGVSFCATMPLVEQVADYIINEPDFNLLFPILK, encoded by the coding sequence ATGATAACAGTCATTATTCCCGCTTTAAATGAGCAAAAAACTATCGAAAAAGTTATACACCTCAGTTTGAAATCTAAAAATGTTGACGAAGTTATTGTTGTTGATGATAAATCAATGGATTCGACTATTGATACCGCAAGAAAGACTGGAGCAAAAGTGGTAACAAGTACAAAATTGGGGAAAGGCCCCTCAATGTTTGAAGGAATGTTGGCAGCAAAAAATGAAATGATTGTTTTCCTGGATGCAGATATTGAGACCTACCAGGAGGATACGATACAATTACTTACAGACCCTATTAAAAATGATCAGGCAGATTTTGTCAAAGCGTATTTTACCAGGCAGGCAGGCAGGGTTACAGAATTGGTTGCCAAACCTCTGTTGAATATTCTTTATCCGGATTTTCCAGACCTCAAACAACCACTTAGTGGCATGGTGGCCGGTAAAAAATCCTTCTTCAAACAATGTATTTTTGAGGAAGGATATGGAGTAGACATTGGCCTGGTATTGGACATGTACTCTCTAAATGCGAGAGTTGTTGAAGTTAACATTGGACATATAGAAAACCGGATGCAATCTCTCGAACAACTTGGGAAAATGTCCAGAGAAGTCGCAAATACCATTATTAAAAAATCAAAAGATAAAAACATTCAAAACCTGGAAACCTTTGAATATATTCATGTAATCCGTGAACAAATGGATTTTGCAATCAGAGAAAGTCTGGGATCTCTTAAAAAGTTAGCCATTTTTGATATGGACAATACGATATTAAGGGAAAGTTTTATTCGACAGGCAGCAAAGAAATTTGGATTTCAAAAAGAATTAATCGAAGTAGTAACCAAATACGATAATCCATTCGCCAGGACCAAACATATCGCTAGATTGATGAAGGGGATCAGCGTGGATGAGATATGGAAGTTGGCAGAAGACATTCCGGTAACAAAAAATCTAAAGGAAATATTAATAAAACTGAAGGAAAAAGGATATATCACTGGTATTATCAGCGATAGTTATGATTGTGTCACCAATCACATCAAGAATATACATGGATTTGATTTTACATTGGCAAATGAACTTGAATTTTCTAAAAGCAGGGCAACCGGCGAAGTCAAGATACCCTCCTTCTTTCTTCACGATAACTCCAGTTTATGCAGTCATATGTATTGTAAACTCAATGCTATGGTTCATATTTTAGACAGATATAAAATAGAACTCAAAAACGCATTAGTAATTGGAGATGGTGAAAATGATATATGCATCATTAAGCATTCCGGGGTTGGTGTTTCCTTCTGTGCGACAATGCCTCTTGTTGAACAAGTTGCAGATTATATCATCAATGAACCCGATTTTAATTTATTATTTCCTATCCTCAAATAA
- a CDS encoding uridine kinase produces MLIGISGGSGAGKTAFIRALRAQFSEQQLGLISEDNYYKPRHLQQSDDKGVINFDIPDAIDHEAFMRDMQHLRKNEVVSRLEYTFNNDHHEAKTVTVLPAAVYLVEGLFILHHEDTRELLDLTVLIHAKDNLKIIRRITRDKTERNYPLEDVLYRYQHHVAPAYEKYIEPYLDEIDIIINNNKSFDKGVDLIAAYIHKNQG; encoded by the coding sequence ATGTTGATCGGTATATCAGGAGGAAGTGGTGCGGGTAAAACGGCATTTATTCGTGCTCTAAGAGCCCAATTTTCTGAACAGCAGCTGGGACTCATCTCCGAGGACAATTACTATAAACCACGTCATTTGCAACAAAGTGACGATAAGGGAGTCATCAATTTTGATATACCCGATGCTATTGACCATGAAGCTTTTATGAGAGATATGCAGCATTTGCGTAAAAATGAAGTTGTGAGCAGGCTTGAATATACCTTTAACAATGATCATCATGAAGCAAAGACGGTAACTGTGTTACCAGCAGCAGTTTATTTGGTGGAGGGCCTATTCATTCTTCATCATGAAGACACACGAGAACTGCTCGATTTGACTGTTTTGATTCATGCAAAGGATAATTTAAAAATTATCAGGAGAATTACCAGAGATAAAACGGAACGGAATTATCCTTTGGAGGACGTTTTGTATCGCTATCAACATCATGTTGCGCCTGCTTATGAAAAGTACATTGAACCCTATTTGGATGAAATCGACATCATCATCAACAACAATAAAAGTTTTGACAAAGGCGTAGACCTCATCGCAGCTTATATTCATAAAAATCAAGGGTAG
- a CDS encoding helix-turn-helix domain-containing protein produces the protein MEVICLEDEAFYALIDRVVSRIKDKEGIKEDRWISTKEAMIKLRIKSKTTLQKLRDENKIRFSQPERKIILYDTDSINEYLEKHSKETF, from the coding sequence ATGGAAGTTATTTGTCTTGAGGATGAGGCCTTTTATGCTTTAATTGATAGGGTCGTGTCCCGAATTAAGGACAAAGAGGGCATCAAAGAAGATAGATGGATTTCCACTAAAGAAGCCATGATTAAACTTAGAATTAAGAGTAAAACAACACTTCAGAAACTGAGAGATGAAAACAAGATCCGGTTCTCCCAGCCAGAAAGAAAAATTATTCTTTACGATACCGATTCAATCAATGAATATTTAGAAAAACATTCAAAAGAAACTTTCTGA
- a CDS encoding Na+ dependent nucleoside transporter: protein MNIIEIARGLLGISILLLICYLLSVNKKQIKWNMVYGGVIFQIVIAFLLIQVPFITHLFEYIVKFFSVMIKSSSLSATFLFGDLAKPGSPYGFAFLILPTIIFFSALSSVLYYLGVLQKIVFGFAWLMNRTFKLSGAESLAAAINVFVGQTEAPLVIKPYLPTMTKSEMLCLMTGGMATIAGSVFGAYMAMLGGSDDQQMLYFGLHLLTASIISAPAAIIAAKILYPETEEVNQNLEIPKSQMGENFLDALSHGTTDGLKLAVNVGAMLLAFMAMVYLVNIILTQVGEITGLNLWLSEATLGKYKELNLQYIMGILFSPIAWIIGVDGQYMIPVGQLLGEKTILNEFVAYLSLADMKNANVLDEKSILIATYALCGFSNFASIGIQIGGIGTLAPNQRVNLTQLGVKSLIGGTIACLMIACVANIVTNLF, encoded by the coding sequence ATGAATATTATTGAAATAGCTCGGGGGCTGCTGGGGATCTCCATACTCTTATTGATTTGTTACTTGTTGAGTGTCAATAAAAAGCAAATTAAATGGAATATGGTTTATGGCGGTGTCATCTTTCAGATTGTCATTGCTTTTTTATTAATACAAGTGCCCTTTATCACACATCTATTCGAATACATTGTCAAATTCTTTTCGGTGATGATCAAGAGCAGCAGCTTATCAGCTACATTTCTTTTTGGTGATTTGGCAAAACCAGGTAGCCCTTATGGATTTGCATTCCTCATACTCCCTACGATTATATTTTTCTCAGCCCTTTCATCTGTACTCTATTATCTGGGCGTCTTACAAAAAATCGTCTTTGGTTTTGCCTGGCTCATGAATCGAACTTTCAAATTATCAGGCGCTGAAAGTCTTGCTGCTGCAATTAATGTCTTTGTTGGTCAGACGGAAGCTCCACTAGTTATTAAACCATATCTGCCTACGATGACCAAATCTGAAATGCTTTGCCTGATGACCGGTGGAATGGCTACCATTGCCGGAAGTGTCTTTGGTGCTTATATGGCCATGCTTGGTGGAAGTGACGATCAACAGATGTTGTATTTTGGCTTGCATTTATTAACAGCTTCCATTATTTCTGCTCCGGCTGCAATTATAGCAGCTAAAATCTTATATCCTGAAACAGAAGAAGTCAATCAAAATCTTGAAATTCCTAAATCACAAATGGGTGAAAATTTTCTGGATGCCTTATCTCATGGCACCACTGATGGTTTGAAACTCGCAGTAAATGTTGGTGCGATGCTGCTTGCGTTTATGGCTATGGTATATTTAGTAAATATCATTTTAACTCAAGTCGGTGAAATTACAGGTCTCAACCTTTGGTTATCAGAAGCTACATTGGGTAAATACAAGGAATTAAATTTACAATACATTATGGGGATACTCTTTTCACCCATTGCCTGGATCATAGGTGTAGATGGGCAATATATGATTCCCGTCGGACAATTATTAGGCGAAAAAACAATTTTGAATGAATTTGTAGCTTATTTATCGCTGGCTGATATGAAAAATGCGAATGTACTCGATGAAAAATCAATACTCATTGCAACCTATGCACTTTGTGGATTTTCAAACTTCGCTTCGATTGGAATTCAAATTGGAGGAATCGGAACCCTGGCCCCAAATCAAAGAGTAAACCTTACACAACTGGGTGTTAAATCGCTTATTGGCGGAACCATAGCATGTCTGATGATAGCTTGTGTAGCGAATATAGTCACAAATTTATTTTAA
- a CDS encoding type IV secretion system DNA-binding domain-containing protein, which translates to MQETLNNEITYIGQTSYRNQQKNFGIKQADRLMHTYMIGKTGTGKSTLIETMITQDIQAGRGCCLLDPHGDLVEKVVKAIPENRKDDLIYFNIPDASLKLKYNPFRKVSPEKRSLVASGILDVFSKLWDSAWGVKLEHILRYAILTLLDQPKATIADIVEILLNKDFRKEALMHVKSDSVKKFWKREFNEYHKYDLLPVLNKIGGMLVHPVIKRVLIVNPEEVSLRKAMDEKKIVLVNLSKGHVGADVSHILGALFITSIASAAFSRVDTEEDKRVPFMVYVDEFHNFTTLSLIGMFSELRKFKVGMTMAHQYMAQLDPDIKSAVLGNVGTIISFRIGTEDAMLMSKEMYPEFDVEDFINLPNYKIYLKLMIDGKPSRPFSAITLSIIRNSIIINQLS; encoded by the coding sequence ATGCAAGAAACTTTAAATAATGAAATCACCTACATTGGCCAAACATCTTACCGGAATCAGCAAAAAAATTTCGGTATTAAGCAAGCTGACCGATTGATGCATACCTATATGATTGGAAAAACAGGAACCGGCAAATCCACACTAATTGAGACAATGATTACTCAGGATATTCAAGCTGGAAGAGGATGCTGTTTACTTGACCCTCATGGAGATCTGGTAGAGAAAGTAGTAAAAGCCATTCCGGAAAACCGGAAAGATGATTTAATTTATTTTAATATACCTGATGCTAGTTTAAAGTTGAAATATAACCCGTTCAGAAAAGTGTCGCCAGAAAAGCGTTCTTTGGTCGCTTCCGGAATTCTTGATGTATTTTCTAAACTCTGGGATAGTGCCTGGGGGGTTAAGTTGGAGCATATCCTTAGATATGCAATTCTAACACTTCTCGATCAACCCAAAGCCACTATTGCTGACATAGTTGAAATTTTATTGAACAAAGATTTTAGGAAAGAAGCCTTAATGCATGTCAAAAGTGATAGTGTAAAGAAATTCTGGAAACGTGAATTCAATGAATATCACAAATACGACCTATTACCAGTATTGAATAAAATTGGAGGAATGTTAGTGCATCCTGTAATCAAGCGTGTATTAATTGTTAATCCAGAAGAAGTGTCATTAAGGAAAGCTATGGATGAAAAGAAAATTGTTTTGGTCAATCTCTCCAAAGGACATGTAGGAGCGGATGTCTCTCATATACTTGGTGCATTATTTATTACGTCAATTGCTTCTGCTGCTTTCAGCAGAGTTGATACCGAAGAAGACAAGAGAGTTCCATTTATGGTCTATGTGGATGAATTTCATAACTTCACTACCTTATCTCTAATTGGTATGTTTTCCGAGCTTCGTAAGTTTAAAGTTGGAATGACAATGGCTCATCAGTATATGGCTCAGCTTGATCCAGATATTAAAAGTGCTGTACTTGGAAATGTAGGAACTATAATTTCCTTTAGAATAGGCACGGAAGATGCTATGTTGATGTCTAAAGAAATGTATCCTGAATTTGATGTGGAGGATTTTATAAACCTACCAAACTACAAGATTTATTTAAAGCTCATGATTGATGGTAAGCCGAGTAGGCCGTTTAGTGCGATTACATTATCGATAATCAGGAATTCAATCATAATAAATCAACTGTCCTAA
- a CDS encoding four helix bundle protein translates to MFNEELRHRSFKLTIDVILFLRQIPDNQEHKIIKGQLIRSVSSMAANFRASCTSRSKNEWYSKMCIVVEETDETLFWIEILENLIIQHKDELEKLKEEAQELVKIFSKVRGKVKS, encoded by the coding sequence ATGTTTAATGAAGAACTGCGTCATCGTTCTTTTAAATTAACGATAGATGTTATTCTGTTTTTAAGGCAAATCCCGGATAATCAAGAGCATAAGATTATCAAAGGACAATTGATCAGGTCCGTGAGTTCTATGGCAGCAAATTTCAGAGCTTCGTGCACCAGCCGATCAAAAAATGAATGGTATTCTAAGATGTGCATAGTAGTTGAAGAAACAGATGAAACGCTATTTTGGATTGAAATCCTTGAAAATCTTATTATCCAACATAAAGATGAATTGGAAAAATTAAAGGAGGAAGCTCAGGAATTGGTTAAAATATTTTCAAAGGTGAGGGGAAAAGTAAAATCCTGA
- a CDS encoding site-specific integrase: MSIHQFVLSSFPQWIHYTVLQGTMNKISNKKIVEASVSQLEKLFNEYINECQFSMCLRSETIRGYKAVFSLFSKVMPEVSTTGELNTEMLNLFFKRIKTRSRIVGKNTIKTGVKSSTIKTQYSKLIVFFKWLCQKGYLEQNPLKNIKAPQVNYDDFRRLEDEQINKIYSAITRCSNNTLLLRRDTVMVSILLFCGIRKGEFVSLHVKDVDIEKKEITIKGETSKSKRTRVLKIHPTLMLHIKDYLKERKNLKTEWLIVSSRGDRGLTREGLKHWVQSIIDKSVKFHLHEFRHTFACKLAESDVNIFKIQRMMGHQNISMTMKYARSLKTEAMEDDIGKISF; the protein is encoded by the coding sequence ATGTCAATTCATCAATTTGTACTGTCTTCATTTCCACAATGGATTCATTACACTGTATTGCAAGGAACCATGAATAAAATATCCAATAAAAAAATAGTAGAAGCAAGTGTTTCTCAACTAGAAAAACTCTTTAATGAGTATATAAACGAGTGCCAATTTTCTATGTGCTTGCGCTCAGAAACGATCCGAGGATACAAAGCAGTGTTTAGCCTATTCTCAAAAGTAATGCCGGAGGTTTCAACTACGGGCGAACTAAACACAGAAATGTTGAACTTGTTTTTCAAACGTATCAAAACCCGTTCAAGGATTGTAGGTAAAAATACTATTAAAACCGGAGTAAAAAGCTCAACTATAAAAACACAATACAGTAAACTTATTGTTTTCTTTAAATGGTTATGTCAAAAAGGATATTTGGAACAGAACCCTTTGAAGAATATTAAGGCGCCTCAAGTAAACTATGATGATTTCCGAAGATTGGAGGATGAGCAAATCAATAAAATATATTCTGCAATTACTCGATGCTCTAACAATACATTGCTTCTTCGACGAGATACTGTCATGGTCAGCATTCTTTTGTTTTGCGGGATAAGAAAAGGCGAATTTGTTTCTCTTCATGTTAAGGATGTTGATATTGAAAAGAAAGAAATCACGATAAAAGGCGAAACTTCTAAATCAAAGAGAACACGAGTTTTAAAAATTCATCCAACACTTATGCTTCATATAAAAGATTACTTAAAAGAAAGGAAGAATTTAAAAACAGAATGGCTCATTGTTTCTAGTAGAGGAGATAGAGGTTTAACAAGAGAAGGATTAAAGCATTGGGTTCAAAGTATTATAGACAAATCCGTAAAGTTTCATCTTCATGAGTTTCGCCACACTTTCGCTTGTAAACTTGCAGAATCAGATGTCAACATCTTTAAAATACAAAGAATGATGGGACATCAAAATATTTCCATGACAATGAAATATGCACGTTCTTTGAAAACAGAAGCAATGGAAGATGATATTGGTAAAATATCCTTTTAA
- a CDS encoding cation:proton antiporter codes for MLVLIVICISLLLAYVVEISSRTTKVPSVLFLLALGYCLNQICLGFNILMPNMEAILPGLGTVGLILIVLEGSLELELKKEKFQFIKKSLVSAIVPMIISMVLISVVFVYATKEDLLKCILNSIPLCVISSAIAIPASKFLNKPDKEFVIYESSLSDILGVLFFNFFLINQWLTLRVLAGLRHRSSLSL; via the coding sequence ATGCTTGTATTAATTGTAATTTGCATTTCACTTCTATTGGCGTATGTCGTTGAAATAAGTTCGAGGACAACAAAAGTACCTTCAGTATTATTTTTGCTCGCACTTGGATATTGCCTGAATCAAATATGCCTAGGATTCAATATTCTAATGCCAAATATGGAAGCGATTCTACCTGGATTAGGCACTGTCGGATTGATTTTAATCGTTCTGGAAGGTTCTTTAGAATTAGAACTTAAAAAAGAAAAATTTCAATTCATTAAAAAATCGCTTGTTTCCGCAATCGTTCCCATGATTATTTCCATGGTGCTCATATCTGTAGTATTTGTTTATGCAACAAAAGAAGATTTGCTAAAATGTATATTAAATAGCATTCCACTTTGTGTGATCAGCAGTGCTATTGCAATTCCCGCATCAAAATTTTTAAACAAGCCGGACAAAGAATTTGTCATTTATGAGAGTAGCCTTTCCGATATTCTGGGAGTACTTTTCTTCAATTTCTTCCTCATTAATCAATGGCTTACTTTAAGAGTTTTAGCTGGTTTACGGCACAGATCATCGTTGTCATTGTGA